A stretch of DNA from Manihot esculenta cultivar AM560-2 chromosome 7, M.esculenta_v8, whole genome shotgun sequence:
TGTTATTGAAATTTAAAGCCAGATCAATAAAAAGGCCACAAGATATGTGTGAAAGAAAAGCACAacacatatttattttataatgagAACACCACATTACAAGCATTGACACGTCAACATTTGAACCAGTAGCCTTCACCATGCTTGGCTCCGGGACTGGGACTTACCACACCAAAGCAACAAATTCGAAACCAAACAAACAAGCCCTTAAAGACTCACATCTCTGTTCGCATACAAGAGACACGTGCGGCGTTTTTTTTATTCCACtactatattataataataacgcCTGCACCTGATCAGAACACTTATTGATTAAATTGCCAGAACCAAACCCGGCACTGATTTCCCGACCCGATTGGTGAGCCTGCTCTCCCAAATGTACGGGCAATGCACAGAAGTTATCTCCGCAGATGAAGATGACGATGAAGACGGAGATGAATAATCAGATGGCTCTGATTGATCTTGGTTTCCAAGACGAGTAACAGTAAGAGAAGTGTTGAAGTACTCTCTCACCTGAGTAATTATCCCATCCGTAACAGTCCACGCGTGAATCCAAGAAATGGAGCGGCTATAATCACAGCCTTCTACAATCACGATCGATCCAAAGGCCCTGATGAACACAGGGTTGAACTCAAAATCAGTGGAGCTTTTTCCAACTTTTCCTGATGATGACGATGCGGTGTCAGTACCAGTGAGAAGGCGCATCATAAACTGGTGAGACGGCGGGCCATGGAACCACCACTCGAGGTCGGAGGCGAGGATCTTTTGCACCGTGTCCACGTCTCGAGATCTCAAGGCCTCATAGAGGTCAAGAACCACCTCTTGGTTCTTTCTTGACGATTCTTCCAGTATTTCCTGTGAGTTAGCCAGTTCGAGAATAAGCCCGGAATCGGCCCTTTTACACTGAAgctaagagagagagagagagagagagaaaaagcgGAGAGTTCAAGGAAGAGAGAGAAATGTGTATGAAGAACCAGAAGAGCTGGTGAAGGCTTTAGTGGGGAAGGGGGGCTTTATATAGAGGGAGGGAGATAAAGGTGGGTTCTGATTCGATGGTTCTAGGTTGCGTCACCGCTGGACCTTTTTGTCATTTCACTTTGAAAGATGACGTGGCCATATGTTATTGGATTAGGCAAGAAGGAGTAAACGCGTCCGCAAGAGATGAGAAGCAGCAGAGCAAGTGTGGCGAAATAGTCAAGCCAATTTTGTTGACTTGCCCCGTTGGAAAATTTCTAAAAGCGTCTTCATGTACGCTATCCACTTGTTGATAAGGGTTGTTAGTTTAAAGAAAGATAATTGTCGCAAgaattattttttccttttttttcccctttttttctAAAACCAGgcaaagaatattaaaaaaagtttgaattttaataaatattaaaaaaataaataattttttattttgaaaattttattattatttctaaactttattaatatttttttaaaaaatggttaataaataataaaaaaaaattattttttaaaaaatattttcatgaaaacaaTTGTTGCTTATAATTATTTCTCGTAATCAAAgagatttaaaatttgttaCAACTACCTATTTAGtgttaatataattattgaaagacatataattttattaataaatattcatttaataatattaatattattcttaagatttttcttatttaattttttttattaatttttgggTAACATAAAGTACTTTAAAGTGCATTATAGAAGAAGAAGTCATATATTACCCTTATGGTActgttagtttttttttttttttttatatatatatcttagTTAATAATGTTAAGATATAtccttatattatttatttattgttgttGATAGTTACACATTAAATAAGTAAATAGAAAAACAATAATATACTGTTTTCATATAAATTGAGTTTCTCCCTGTTAATATCATCAAAACCTAAAAGCACTGAACAATTTTTTGAACTTTCCtttttcaatatatttaaaatgatgcTTTTAAAACACATTCTTATTGTTTTAGTGATCAAAACCAAAAACAGCTTTAACAATTTTTTTCAACTTTCttttttcaatatatttaaaatgatgcTTTTCCGAAAACAACTTTTCAATATCCCAACC
This window harbors:
- the LOC110619845 gene encoding wound-induced protein 1, producing MMRLLTGTDTASSSSGKVGKSSTDFEFNPVFIRAFGSIVIVEGCDYSRSISWIHAWTVTDGIITQVREYFNTSLTVTRLGNQDQSEPSDYSSPSSSSSSSAEITSVHCPYIWESRLTNRVGKSVPGLVLAI